A portion of the Celeribacter baekdonensis genome contains these proteins:
- a CDS encoding Hint domain-containing protein, which yields MTITINAIDSQFAASTGSNVNSSPGQSKFDYPPTSTHDLIIESQLGDDSPYIFSPGDTYTLTFSGQGGDTIENATVVRSDYINYGGDEGYAVVFEGYDSNGELVQVVWTPEFDLETWYFNNFVGGQAPEFHNTDLDPGTTYQAVCFEASMPIDTPSGPMPAVRIRPGDRVLTHDHGPQVVRWVAARDVRGWGRHAPVVFEPGAIGNSGPVCLSQHHRVLVQGEEVMQKHGVSQVLLPAVSFVDGTHIRIRPQDRITYVHLLFERHELVSCQDVVCESLYLGRVAREVMVAASAAPKGAPESGAVETLMDVLGMSDAQTPARRFLSVREGHALLAQISGQSKQKPKLFLSPGRKQSRPYHLDLLKGPGWSGGGLPAFESVTQSETLQI from the coding sequence ATGACGATAACCATCAATGCAATCGACAGCCAATTTGCGGCGTCAACCGGGTCAAATGTGAATTCGTCGCCGGGTCAGTCGAAATTTGACTACCCGCCCACGTCCACCCATGACTTGATCATCGAATCGCAGCTGGGTGATGACAGCCCCTACATCTTTTCCCCTGGCGACACCTATACGTTGACCTTTTCGGGGCAGGGCGGCGATACCATCGAAAATGCGACGGTCGTCCGATCTGACTATATCAACTATGGTGGCGACGAAGGGTATGCGGTGGTGTTTGAGGGCTATGATAGCAATGGCGAATTGGTCCAAGTGGTCTGGACGCCCGAATTCGACCTTGAAACGTGGTATTTCAACAATTTTGTTGGCGGACAGGCGCCCGAATTTCACAACACTGACTTAGACCCCGGCACCACGTACCAAGCCGTGTGTTTTGAAGCCTCGATGCCGATCGACACCCCGTCTGGGCCAATGCCTGCGGTTCGGATTCGCCCCGGCGATCGGGTTTTAACCCACGATCACGGTCCACAAGTGGTGCGTTGGGTTGCGGCGCGCGACGTGCGTGGATGGGGACGCCATGCGCCGGTGGTGTTTGAACCCGGCGCAATTGGCAATTCTGGCCCGGTTTGTCTCAGTCAACATCATCGGGTGTTGGTGCAGGGCGAGGAGGTGATGCAAAAACACGGCGTCTCTCAGGTGCTTTTACCTGCTGTTTCCTTTGTGGATGGCACTCACATTCGGATTCGGCCGCAGGACCGTATCACCTATGTGCATTTGTTGTTTGAGCGCCACGAATTGGTTTCCTGTCAGGATGTGGTCTGCGAAAGCCTCTATCTTGGCCGTGTGGCGCGCGAGGTCATGGTTGCAGCGTCCGCCGCCCCCAAAGGGGCCCCCGAAAGCGGTGCGGTTGAAACTCTGATGGATGTTTTGGGCATGTCAGACGCGCAAACCCCGGCCCGACGGTTTTTGTCGGTCCGTGAGGGGCATGCGCTTTTGGCGCAAATTTCGGGTCAAAGCAAACAGAAGCCCAAACTTTTCTTATCGCCGGGGCGCAAACAGAGCCGCCCTTATCATTTGGATCTGTTGAAAGGGCCGGGATGGTCGGGCGGCGGTTTGCCCGCATTTGAGAGCGTGACGCAGTCGGAAACGCTCCAGATCTAA
- a CDS encoding MarR family winged helix-turn-helix transcriptional regulator translates to MTDVSKLRAFDPRIHAGIPQFLEGKGFSPEASEALLELDMALFQWRRMAEKGEFKGKVLEGVTETLEPALLQGLLSIAQLSAGIGRPDPVQPTIGMVAEVMAVDPSRASRIVSELVSRGFVERRAAQEDARRSVLAVTPKSRKFLGEFTLSKWRILSEVFAGWEGEDIATFSRLFARYVSGILAVVSEAKDVPSEAVKP, encoded by the coding sequence ATGACAGATGTATCCAAACTCCGCGCCTTTGATCCCCGTATTCATGCGGGCATCCCACAGTTTCTTGAAGGCAAAGGGTTCAGCCCCGAGGCCTCTGAGGCGCTTTTGGAATTGGATATGGCGCTGTTTCAATGGCGGCGCATGGCCGAAAAGGGCGAATTCAAGGGCAAGGTGTTAGAGGGCGTGACCGAGACATTGGAGCCTGCGCTGCTTCAGGGGCTGTTGTCGATTGCACAACTTTCCGCTGGCATTGGTCGCCCCGATCCGGTTCAGCCAACCATCGGCATGGTGGCCGAAGTGATGGCGGTGGACCCGTCCCGCGCCTCACGGATCGTGTCCGAACTGGTGTCACGCGGCTTTGTCGAACGGCGCGCGGCGCAGGAGGACGCGCGGCGCTCGGTTTTGGCAGTCACGCCGAAGTCGCGCAAATTTCTGGGCGAATTTACCCTATCGAAATGGCGCATTCTCTCCGAGGTGTTTGCGGGCTGGGAGGGCGAAGACATTGCCACATTTTCACGCCTCTTCGCACGCTATGTCTCGGGCATTTTGGCGGTTGTCTCCGAGGCAAAAGATGTCCCGTCAGAGGCGGTCAAACCCTAA
- a CDS encoding MDR family MFS transporter, with protein MSQSHTPPLTEPALNTTDEHSSVRLVIASVAVLLLLAALDQTIVSTALPTIVADLGGLEHLSWVVTAYILASTIVAPLYGKLGDLYGRRNMVFVSVSLFLTGSVLCGLSGSMGFLIGARALQGLGGGGLFVLALSIIGDVIPPKDRGKIQGVFAGVFGISSVAGPLLGGWFVDALSWHWIFFINLPFGLLALAGFVFGFKAHPDRVSHKIDYAGAAALTLSLSSIVLLTALGGKEFDLTGPIGLSLMALFVLSVLSFIAIERRAEEPILPLQLFTMNTFAVTSAISFVSGALMFGALTFIPVFLQMARGATATSSGLQLIPMTFGILMASTISGQYMGRTGRYRILPLIGLSFTTVALLILTRLSPTLPAPVLWAALVGLGAGMGCIFPVVTTAVQNAVPRQQIGTATAAGLMFRQVGASIAVALFGALFATRMAHLMGGTPVDGLANVAELGPQVLAGLSVDARGVVADAISTALHPVYWIAAGVSAGGLLIAVLLKEIPLTSRQS; from the coding sequence ATGTCGCAATCGCACACCCCTCCCTTGACAGAGCCCGCCCTCAACACGACGGATGAGCACAGTTCCGTCCGCCTCGTCATCGCCTCCGTGGCGGTGCTGTTGCTGCTGGCGGCCCTCGATCAAACCATTGTGTCCACGGCGCTTCCTACCATCGTTGCCGACCTTGGCGGCCTCGAACACCTCTCATGGGTGGTCACCGCCTATATTCTCGCCTCCACCATCGTCGCACCGCTTTATGGCAAACTTGGCGACCTTTACGGGCGGCGCAATATGGTCTTTGTCTCGGTGTCGCTCTTCCTCACCGGCTCTGTGTTATGCGGCCTCTCTGGCTCCATGGGCTTTTTGATCGGCGCTCGTGCGCTTCAGGGCTTAGGCGGTGGCGGTCTGTTCGTGCTGGCCCTCTCGATCATTGGTGACGTGATCCCGCCAAAAGATCGCGGCAAAATCCAGGGCGTCTTTGCCGGTGTCTTTGGCATTTCCTCTGTGGCAGGCCCCCTGTTGGGCGGCTGGTTTGTCGATGCGCTCTCCTGGCACTGGATTTTCTTCATCAACCTGCCCTTCGGCCTTTTGGCGCTCGCAGGCTTTGTCTTTGGCTTCAAAGCCCACCCGGATCGCGTCAGCCATAAAATCGACTATGCGGGGGCTGCGGCTTTGACGCTATCCCTGTCCTCCATCGTTTTGCTCACCGCCTTGGGCGGAAAAGAGTTCGATCTGACCGGCCCGATTGGCCTGAGTTTGATGGCACTGTTTGTCCTTTCTGTGCTCAGCTTCATCGCCATCGAACGGCGTGCCGAAGAACCAATTTTGCCGCTGCAATTGTTCACGATGAACACCTTCGCCGTCACCTCTGCGATCTCATTCGTCTCTGGCGCGTTGATGTTTGGCGCACTGACCTTCATCCCGGTGTTTTTGCAAATGGCGCGCGGCGCGACCGCCACAAGCTCCGGGTTGCAGCTGATCCCGATGACCTTTGGCATCCTTATGGCCTCGACAATTTCAGGCCAATACATGGGGCGCACCGGGCGTTACCGCATCCTGCCGTTGATCGGTCTGAGCTTCACCACCGTCGCACTTTTGATCCTGACCCGCCTGTCTCCGACCCTGCCCGCCCCGGTGTTGTGGGCTGCGCTGGTTGGACTTGGCGCGGGCATGGGCTGCATCTTTCCGGTGGTCACAACCGCCGTGCAAAATGCCGTGCCGCGCCAACAGATCGGCACCGCCACTGCCGCCGGGTTGATGTTCCGCCAAGTTGGGGCCTCGATCGCTGTGGCACTGTTTGGGGCGCTGTTTGCCACCCGGATGGCGCATTTGATGGGCGGGACCCCTGTGGATGGGCTGGCCAATGTCGCCGAACTGGGGCCACAGGTGCTCGCAGGTCTTTCTGTGGACGCGCGCGGGGTGGTGGCCGATGCGATTTCAACGGCGCTGCATCCGGTCTATTGGATCGCGGCCGGGGTCTCCGCAGGCGGCTTGCTCATCGCCGTTTTGCTCAAAGAAATCCCGCTGACCTCACGCCAAAGCTAA
- a CDS encoding ribbon-helix-helix domain-containing protein: MCELFIGADPMLWQSRTRSLRIDGVATSIRIETHFWETLEEIGARDGLSLAQLITKLWHEAMDADHDLGNFTSFLRVCCSRYHALIALGEISSDLSRPIAASPAQEILAREAARRALSGLRPPSLSQPENRPENRPENRPEKIN; encoded by the coding sequence ATGTGTGAACTTTTTATTGGTGCGGACCCAATGCTTTGGCAAAGCCGGACCCGGAGCCTGCGCATTGATGGGGTGGCGACCTCCATTCGGATCGAGACGCATTTTTGGGAAACACTCGAAGAGATTGGTGCGCGTGACGGATTGTCCTTGGCACAGTTGATCACGAAGCTGTGGCATGAGGCGATGGATGCCGATCACGATCTGGGCAATTTCACCTCGTTTTTGCGCGTGTGCTGCTCTCGCTACCATGCGTTGATCGCACTGGGGGAGATTTCCTCTGATCTCAGCCGCCCGATTGCCGCCAGCCCGGCACAGGAGATTTTGGCCCGCGAAGCCGCGCGGCGCGCCCTGTCCGGGTTGAGGCCGCCCTCGTTGAGCCAACCTGAAAACCGGCCCGAAAATCGGCCAGAAAACCGGCCAGAAAAAATCAACTGA
- a CDS encoding benzoate/H(+) symporter BenE family transporter: MSGLKLSHLVSGAIAVLLGYTSSVAIIFQAIDVLGLSQAQASSWMLALGLGMGLSTLILTLRYRMPILTAWSTPGAALLVLSLHGVSPSEAIGAFLFCGALLTLTGLTGWFEKVAHLIPEAIGSAMLAGILFRFGLGVFSSMEDNLPLVALMCAIYLAGRRWFARFAIPSVLLAGIVFCAFTGAFVTDTAFEFSLAAPVFTMPSFSLSALIGIGVPLYIVTMTSQNMPGVVTMKGAGYALPVSSAITVTGVTTLILAPFGGYAFNLAAITAAICAGPEADDNPATRWKAAMVTGLLYCMVGLMGAAVISLFVIAPKALVVTIAGLALLNTISASLSAALATPAHRDAALVTFMTTVSGISFMSIGAPVWALVFGALTSLALTHRKMRA; encoded by the coding sequence ATGTCAGGATTGAAACTCTCCCACCTCGTCTCTGGTGCCATTGCCGTGCTTTTGGGCTATACCAGCAGCGTCGCGATCATCTTTCAGGCCATTGACGTGCTGGGCCTGAGCCAGGCGCAAGCCAGCAGTTGGATGTTGGCGCTGGGACTGGGCATGGGCCTCTCGACCTTGATCCTCACCCTGCGCTACCGGATGCCGATCCTGACCGCATGGTCCACTCCGGGGGCCGCGCTTTTGGTGCTCAGTCTGCACGGCGTGAGCCCGTCCGAGGCCATCGGTGCCTTTTTGTTTTGCGGCGCGCTTTTGACCCTGACAGGTCTCACCGGGTGGTTCGAAAAAGTCGCGCATCTCATCCCCGAGGCCATCGGCAGCGCCATGTTGGCGGGCATCCTGTTTCGCTTTGGGCTTGGGGTGTTTTCGTCGATGGAGGACAACCTGCCGCTGGTGGCGCTGATGTGTGCGATCTATCTGGCCGGGCGGCGCTGGTTCGCCCGGTTTGCCATCCCTTCGGTGCTGTTGGCGGGCATCGTCTTTTGCGCATTCACCGGCGCGTTTGTCACCGACACCGCGTTTGAGTTTTCCCTCGCCGCGCCTGTTTTTACGATGCCGAGTTTCTCACTTTCGGCGCTGATTGGGATTGGCGTGCCGCTTTATATCGTCACCATGACCTCGCAAAACATGCCGGGCGTCGTCACCATGAAGGGGGCGGGATACGCGCTTCCGGTGTCCTCGGCCATCACGGTGACCGGGGTGACCACGCTCATCCTCGCGCCGTTTGGTGGCTATGCCTTTAACTTGGCGGCGATCACGGCGGCGATTTGCGCCGGGCCTGAGGCGGACGACAATCCGGCCACGCGCTGGAAAGCGGCGATGGTCACCGGCCTGCTCTATTGTATGGTCGGTCTGATGGGCGCGGCGGTGATCAGCCTTTTTGTCATCGCGCCAAAAGCGCTTGTTGTCACCATCGCCGGGCTTGCGCTTTTGAACACGATCAGCGCGAGCCTGAGTGCGGCTCTGGCCACGCCCGCGCATCGTGATGCCGCTTTGGTGACCTTTATGACCACAGTATCGGGCATCAGTTTCATGAGCATCGGGGCGCCGGTATGGGCGTTGGTGTTTGGGGCTTTGACGTCGTTGGCTTTGACGCACCGCAAAATGCGCGCATAA
- a CDS encoding pyruvate carboxylase, producing the protein MANFKKVLIANRGEIAIRVMRAANEMGKRTVAIYAEEDKLSLHRFKADEAYKIGEGMGPVAAYLSIEEIIRVAKLSGADAIHPGYGLLSENPDFVDACTEAGITFIGPKAKTMRELGDKASARKVAVKAGVPVIPATDVLGDDWDAIRKEASEIGFPLMLKASWGGGGRGMRPIMNAEELEEKVKEGRREAVSAFGNGEGYLEKMIIRARHVEVQILGDSQGNIYHLYERDCSVQRRNQKVVERAPAPYLSETQREEICNLGKRICEFVNYECAGTVEFLMDMDTGKFYFIEVNPRVQVEHTVTEEVTGIDIVRAQILIAEGKSLVEATGVASQYDVKLDGHALQCRVTTEDPANNFIPDYGRITTYRSATGMGIRLDGGTAYSGAVITRYYDSLLTKVTAWAPTPEAAIARMDRALREFRIRGVSTNIAFVENLLKHPIFLGNEYTTKFIDETPSLFDFKPRRDRATKILTYLSEITVNGHPETLGRAKPAADARTPTIPALRMETPLPGTRQLLDAQGPQAVADWMLAQKQLLITDTTMRDGHQSLLATRMRSIDMINAAPAYAANLPGLFSVECWGGATFDVAYRFLQECPWQRLRDIREKMPNLMTQMLLRASNGVGYTNYPDNVVQSFVKQAAETGVDVFRVFDSLNWVENMRVAMDAVIESGKVCEGTICYTGDLFDPARAKYDLKYYVQMGKDLKAAGAHVLGLKDMAGLLKPAQARVLVKALKEEVGLPIHFHTHDTSGAAAATILAAADAGVDAIDAAMDAFSGGTSQACLGSIVEATRFTERDTGLDISAIRELSNYWEAVRGQYAAFESGLKAPASEVYLHEMPGGQFTNLKAQARSLGLEEKWHEVAQCYADVNMMFGDIVKVTPSSKVVGDMALMMVSQGLTRAQVEDPKHDVAFPDSVIDMMRGNLGQPPNGFPDTILKKVLGKEKPNLERPGKHLPAVDLEATRKELAAKFEDCAIDDEDLNGYLMYPKVFTDYMDRHDQFGPVRTLPTKNFFYGMEMGEEISVSIDPGVTLEIRCQALGEPDEKGEVKLFFELNGQPRTVRVKDRSAASTTTARPKAELGNPKHIGAPMPGVVATVAVTAGQKVKKGDVLVTIEAMKMETSINADQDGVIKAVNVSPASQIDAKDLLVEFE; encoded by the coding sequence ATGGCGAACTTCAAAAAAGTCCTGATAGCCAACCGGGGGGAGATCGCGATCCGCGTCATGCGCGCCGCCAATGAAATGGGCAAACGCACGGTCGCCATCTACGCCGAAGAGGACAAACTTTCCCTGCACCGTTTCAAGGCCGATGAGGCCTATAAAATCGGTGAAGGCATGGGGCCCGTTGCGGCCTATCTTTCCATCGAGGAAATCATCCGCGTCGCCAAACTGTCTGGCGCGGATGCGATTCATCCGGGCTATGGCCTTCTCTCGGAAAACCCCGATTTCGTCGATGCTTGTACCGAAGCGGGCATCACCTTTATCGGCCCCAAAGCCAAAACCATGCGCGAATTGGGCGACAAGGCCAGCGCGCGCAAAGTTGCGGTCAAGGCAGGCGTGCCAGTGATCCCGGCAACGGATGTGTTGGGCGATGATTGGGACGCGATCCGCAAAGAAGCCAGCGAAATCGGCTTTCCCTTGATGCTCAAGGCCTCTTGGGGCGGCGGCGGACGCGGGATGCGTCCGATCATGAATGCCGAAGAGTTGGAAGAAAAAGTCAAAGAGGGTCGCCGCGAGGCTGTATCGGCCTTTGGCAACGGCGAAGGCTATCTGGAAAAGATGATCATCCGCGCCCGTCACGTTGAGGTGCAAATCCTCGGGGACAGCCAAGGCAATATCTACCACCTCTATGAACGCGATTGTTCGGTCCAGCGCCGCAACCAAAAGGTCGTCGAACGCGCCCCTGCCCCCTACCTCTCCGAGACCCAGCGCGAAGAGATTTGTAACCTCGGCAAGCGCATCTGTGAATTTGTGAATTACGAATGCGCTGGCACGGTCGAATTCCTGATGGATATGGACACCGGCAAATTCTATTTCATCGAGGTCAACCCACGGGTGCAGGTCGAGCATACCGTGACCGAAGAGGTCACCGGCATCGACATCGTGCGGGCGCAAATCCTGATTGCCGAGGGCAAATCCTTGGTCGAGGCCACAGGGGTTGCGTCACAATATGATGTGAAACTTGACGGGCATGCGCTTCAGTGCCGGGTCACGACCGAAGATCCCGCCAACAATTTCATCCCCGATTATGGCCGCATCACCACCTATCGCTCAGCCACCGGCATGGGCATCCGTTTGGACGGCGGCACGGCCTATTCCGGCGCGGTGATCACGCGGTATTACGACAGTTTGCTCACCAAAGTGACCGCTTGGGCGCCGACTCCTGAGGCGGCGATTGCACGGATGGACCGGGCGTTGCGCGAATTCCGTATTCGCGGAGTCTCCACCAACATTGCCTTTGTTGAAAACCTGCTGAAACACCCGATTTTCCTCGGCAATGAATACACCACGAAATTTATTGATGAGACGCCGTCGCTGTTTGATTTCAAACCGCGCCGCGACCGGGCGACGAAAATCCTGACCTATCTTTCGGAGATCACGGTCAACGGCCACCCCGAAACCTTGGGTCGGGCCAAACCCGCCGCAGATGCCCGCACCCCGACGATCCCGGCCTTGCGGATGGAAACACCCCTGCCCGGCACGCGGCAGCTTTTGGACGCGCAAGGCCCGCAAGCGGTGGCCGATTGGATGCTGGCGCAAAAGCAGCTTTTGATCACCGACACCACCATGCGTGACGGCCACCAATCGCTGTTGGCCACCCGGATGCGTTCGATCGACATGATCAACGCCGCCCCCGCCTATGCCGCCAATCTGCCGGGGCTGTTCTCGGTCGAATGTTGGGGCGGCGCGACCTTTGATGTGGCCTATCGGTTCTTGCAGGAATGCCCGTGGCAGCGCCTGCGCGACATCCGCGAAAAGATGCCAAACCTGATGACGCAAATGCTTTTGCGCGCCTCAAACGGCGTAGGTTACACCAACTACCCTGACAATGTGGTACAGAGTTTTGTCAAACAGGCGGCCGAGACCGGCGTCGATGTGTTCCGCGTCTTCGACAGTCTCAACTGGGTCGAAAACATGCGCGTGGCGATGGATGCGGTGATCGAGTCTGGCAAGGTCTGTGAAGGCACGATCTGTTACACGGGTGATCTGTTTGATCCGGCGCGGGCCAAATATGACCTGAAATACTATGTCCAGATGGGCAAGGATTTGAAGGCTGCGGGGGCGCATGTTTTGGGTCTCAAAGACATGGCGGGCCTGTTGAAACCGGCGCAAGCGCGGGTGCTGGTCAAAGCTCTGAAAGAAGAGGTCGGCCTGCCGATCCACTTCCACACCCATGACACCTCTGGGGCCGCCGCCGCAACGATTTTGGCCGCAGCCGACGCGGGTGTCGATGCGATTGACGCCGCAATGGATGCCTTTTCTGGCGGCACCTCACAGGCGTGTTTGGGCTCCATCGTCGAAGCCACGCGATTCACCGAGCGCGACACCGGACTTGATATTTCCGCCATCCGCGAGCTGTCCAACTATTGGGAAGCGGTGCGCGGCCAATATGCGGCGTTTGAAAGTGGCCTCAAAGCCCCCGCGTCCGAGGTCTACCTACACGAAATGCCCGGCGGACAGTTCACCAACCTCAAAGCCCAGGCCCGCTCGCTGGGCTTGGAGGAAAAATGGCATGAGGTGGCGCAATGCTACGCCGATGTGAACATGATGTTCGGCGACATCGTCAAGGTCACGCCCTCCTCGAAAGTGGTCGGGGACATGGCGCTGATGATGGTCTCCCAAGGCCTGACCCGCGCTCAGGTCGAAGACCCGAAACACGACGTCGCCTTCCCGGATTCGGTGATCGACATGATGCGTGGCAATTTGGGCCAGCCGCCAAATGGCTTCCCCGACACGATCCTCAAAAAGGTTCTTGGCAAAGAAAAACCCAACCTTGAACGCCCCGGCAAACACCTGCCGGCGGTGGATTTGGAGGCGACGCGCAAAGAGTTGGCCGCTAAATTTGAGGACTGCGCCATTGATGATGAGGATCTCAACGGCTACCTGATGTACCCAAAGGTGTTCACCGATTACATGGACCGCCACGATCAATTCGGCCCGGTTCGGACCTTGCCGACGAAAAACTTTTTCTACGGCATGGAGATGGGCGAAGAGATTTCAGTGTCGATCGACCCCGGCGTGACCTTGGAAATCCGCTGTCAGGCCTTGGGTGAGCCGGATGAAAAGGGTGAGGTCAAACTGTTTTTCGAACTGAACGGCCAGCCGCGCACCGTGCGTGTCAAAGACCGCTCTGCGGCGTCCACCACCACCGCGCGGCCCAAAGCCGAACTCGGCAACCCCAAACACATTGGTGCGCCGATGCCCGGCGTTGTGGCGACAGTGGCAGTGACCGCGGGCCAAAAGGTCAAAAAGGGTGATGTGTTGGTGACCATCGAGGCGATGAAAATGGAAACCTCGATCAACGCCGACCAAGACGGCGTGATCAAGGCGGTCAATGTCAGCCCCGCCAGTCAGATCGACGCCAAGGATCTCTTGGTCGAGTTCGAATAA
- a CDS encoding helix-turn-helix domain-containing protein, giving the protein MPNPAPALPIQLNLKSIRTEAGLSLSQAAELTGVSKAMLGQIERGESSPTLATLWKLAKGFHLPLTALIEDRVTPTTARTGPRPRPEVRFEESISFHPIFAFDPIFGSETFLIRLEPGQTHVSQPHDSGVVEDIFVTKGTIELLLAGEWTRYNEGDAVRFAADQPHSYRNPTRAPAQFHNTLHYPRTPASL; this is encoded by the coding sequence ATGCCAAATCCAGCCCCTGCCCTGCCCATCCAGCTCAACCTCAAATCCATCCGCACCGAGGCAGGTCTCAGCCTGTCGCAAGCGGCGGAGCTGACCGGGGTGAGCAAGGCGATGTTGGGACAGATCGAGCGCGGCGAATCCTCGCCAACACTGGCGACATTGTGGAAACTGGCCAAGGGGTTTCACCTACCGCTGACCGCCCTCATTGAGGACCGGGTGACGCCCACAACCGCCCGCACAGGACCGCGCCCCCGGCCTGAGGTGCGGTTTGAGGAGAGCATCAGCTTTCACCCGATTTTTGCCTTTGACCCGATCTTTGGCTCAGAGACATTCTTGATCCGGTTAGAGCCGGGGCAAACCCATGTGTCTCAGCCGCATGACAGCGGTGTGGTTGAGGATATTTTCGTCACCAAAGGCACGATTGAACTTTTGCTGGCAGGGGAATGGACCCGATATAACGAGGGCGACGCGGTGCGATTTGCCGCTGACCAACCGCACAGCTATCGCAACCCAACCCGCGCCCCCGCGCAGTTTCACAACACGTTGCACTATCCGCGCACGCCTGCGTCGCTTTAG
- a CDS encoding NAD(P)/FAD-dependent oxidoreductase, with translation MTHIMILGSGFGALTAVREIRKAKIDAQITVVSPNTHLTYLPSLIWMPSGIRSAKDIDVDLSRFFAREKVHWHEGRVVSVSDNGRTVETDTGTLTNDHLIIATGGRYLKKLPGLAEHAIIPCEGAINGQIIHDRIRDMTGGTIALGFGTNPKEPQAVRGGPMFEFLFGIDTMLRQQGRRDRFKLVFFNGSERPGQRLGDRAVEGLLNEMRKRDVSIHIGAKPIRIEADKVVTEREDIPADLVLFMSGLTGPTWLDNTDLPRSEGGFVQADEKCRVVGWPNTYVVGDTGSYPGPSWLAKQAHQADLQAVAAVANIGDVLAGRDASHQFKSELVCIVDSVNKGILVFRNEKRAITLPSCRLLHWAKRYFEWHYLRAYRR, from the coding sequence ATGACCCATATCATGATCCTTGGCAGTGGCTTTGGTGCGCTCACGGCCGTGCGCGAAATTCGCAAGGCCAAGATAGACGCGCAGATCACCGTCGTGTCCCCCAACACCCACCTGACCTATTTGCCGAGCCTGATCTGGATGCCCTCGGGTATTCGTTCGGCCAAAGACATCGACGTCGATCTGTCGCGGTTTTTCGCCCGTGAAAAGGTCCATTGGCATGAGGGTCGGGTGGTTTCGGTTTCGGACAACGGGCGCACGGTCGAAACCGACACGGGCACTTTGACCAACGATCACCTGATCATCGCCACCGGCGGGCGGTATCTCAAAAAGCTCCCCGGTTTGGCCGAGCATGCGATCATCCCCTGCGAGGGGGCGATCAACGGTCAGATCATCCACGACCGCATCCGCGACATGACCGGCGGCACCATTGCGCTGGGCTTTGGCACCAACCCGAAAGAGCCGCAAGCGGTGCGCGGCGGGCCGATGTTCGAATTCCTCTTTGGCATCGACACCATGTTGCGACAACAGGGGCGACGCGACAGGTTCAAACTGGTGTTTTTCAATGGCTCCGAGCGCCCCGGGCAACGGCTTGGAGATCGCGCCGTCGAAGGTCTTTTGAATGAGATGCGCAAACGCGATGTCTCGATCCATATCGGCGCGAAACCTATTCGTATCGAGGCGGACAAGGTGGTGACCGAACGCGAAGACATCCCCGCCGATCTGGTGTTGTTCATGTCGGGGCTGACTGGGCCGACATGGCTCGACAACACCGATTTGCCGCGCTCCGAGGGCGGGTTTGTTCAGGCGGATGAGAAATGCCGTGTGGTCGGGTGGCCCAACACTTATGTGGTCGGCGACACAGGGTCTTATCCGGGGCCGTCGTGGTTGGCGAAACAGGCGCATCAGGCGGATTTACAAGCCGTGGCCGCCGTGGCCAATATCGGTGACGTGTTGGCCGGGCGCGACGCCAGCCATCAATTCAAATCCGAACTCGTCTGCATCGTGGATTCTGTCAACAAGGGTATCCTTGTGTTTCGCAACGAGAAACGTGCGATCACCCTGCCAAGCTGTCGACTGCTTCATTGGGCCAAACGCTATTTTGAATGGCATTATTTGCGCGCCTATCGCCGCTAA
- a CDS encoding DJ-1/PfpI family protein — translation MAKILMITGDFTEDYETMVPFQCLMACGHTVDAVCPGKAAGETVKTAIHDFEGDQTYTEKPGHNFALTATYAEIDASDYDALVIPGGRAPEYLRLDASVLDMVRHFFETNKPVASVCHGAQLLAAAGVLKDRTCSAYPACSFEVTAAGGTYADIAVSAAVTDGNLVTAPAWPAHPDWLAQFMKLL, via the coding sequence ATGGCCAAAATTCTCATGATCACAGGTGATTTCACCGAAGACTACGAAACCATGGTGCCGTTCCAGTGCCTTATGGCCTGCGGACATACGGTGGATGCGGTGTGCCCCGGCAAAGCGGCGGGAGAAACGGTGAAAACCGCGATCCACGATTTCGAGGGCGACCAGACCTATACCGAAAAGCCCGGTCACAATTTTGCGCTGACCGCGACCTATGCGGAGATTGACGCGTCCGATTACGATGCTTTGGTCATTCCGGGCGGGCGCGCGCCGGAGTATTTGCGGCTGGATGCGTCGGTGTTGGACATGGTGCGGCATTTCTTTGAGACCAATAAACCCGTGGCCTCCGTCTGTCACGGAGCACAGCTTTTGGCCGCAGCCGGGGTGTTGAAAGATCGGACCTGTTCCGCCTATCCCGCCTGTTCCTTTGAGGTCACAGCCGCCGGGGGCACCTATGCCGACATCGCGGTGAGCGCCGCCGTCACCGACGGCAATCTGGTCACGGCCCCCGCTTGGCCCGCCCATCCGGACTGGCTCGCGCAGTTTATGAAATTGCTGTAA